One genomic region from Desulfuromonas sp. TF encodes:
- a CDS encoding pyruvate carboxylase, which translates to MAVQKFKKIMAANRGEIAIRIFRACTELGISTVAIYSEQDRLSLHRYKADEAYLIGKGRGPIDAYLSIDEIIDLARRKDVDAIHPGYGFLSENPEFAEACERAGIAFIGPTPEIQRRLGDKVSGRQVAAEAGVPVVPGTEKPIQTEEEALIFAKATGYPIIVKASAGGGGRGMRVARSQKELLEGLRSAASEAQAAFGNAAIFLEKYIENPKHVEVQILGDKYGNIIHFYERDCSIQRRHQKVIEIAPSLYLTADKRKELCDYAMKIARAVDYVNAGTIEFLLDRDGNFYFIEVNPRIQVEHTVTELVTMRNLVQAQIRIAEGHKLTDPAINIQSQKDIELRGYAIQCRVTTEDPLNNFAPDFGTIKAYRTAAGFGVRLDAAAGYAGAQITPHYDSLLVKISTWGLTFADAARTMDRSLREFRIRGVKTNIGFLEKVVTHPLFLEGKCDTSFLDSHPEVFQFPLKRDRANKLLNLLGHTTVNGYPGIKPEKALHFKNLREPDLPEIPYGQAHPRGSRDILREKGPEGLAEWARKQKKLLITDTTMRDAHQSLMATRFRTFDLDRIAEATAHLGGGLFSLEMWGGATFDVSMRFLKEDPWERLDRLRQKVPNILFQMLLRGSNAVGYTNYPDNVVQEFVYKAAESGIDIFRVFDSLNWTKGMAVAMDAVRKSGAVCEASMCYTGDILDPKRDKYPLQYYVDLAKELESMGAHILAIKDMAGLLKPFAAEKLVRALKSEIGIPVHLHTHDTSSNGGATLMMAAKAGVDIVDAALSSVSGLTAQPNLNALLAALEGSIWDPQLDMEGIQKLANYWETVRTYYAPFESELRSGTAQVYHHEIPGGQYSNYKPQVEGLGLGHRWEECKEMYRKVNDMFGDLVKVTPSSKIVGDMAMFMVQNNLQPEDVYERGRDLAFPQGVVDFFKGMIGQPYGGFPERLQKIILKGEQPLTCRPGELLEPVDLAAKKAELEKKLGHPVSEREVLSAVLYPGVFEEFDRHRQAFSDTSVLPTPVFFYGLDVGDEVSIDIEAGKTLIVKLNAVGRVREDGTRNIYFELNGEGRQVSIKDLSAVTEIVSHAKADPDDFKEVGAPMPGKIFKVLVAVGDQVKEGDILLSTEAMKMETNVKAKKEGVVREILFKEGDQVNQGDLLVVLE; encoded by the coding sequence ATGGCTGTACAGAAGTTCAAGAAAATCATGGCGGCAAATCGTGGGGAAATCGCCATCCGTATTTTCCGTGCGTGCACCGAACTTGGGATCAGCACCGTTGCGATCTATTCGGAGCAGGACCGGCTTTCGCTGCACCGCTACAAGGCCGACGAGGCCTATCTGATCGGCAAGGGCAGGGGGCCCATCGACGCCTATCTGAGCATCGACGAGATCATCGATCTCGCCCGCAGGAAGGATGTCGACGCCATCCATCCCGGCTACGGCTTTCTGTCGGAGAATCCGGAGTTCGCCGAGGCCTGCGAGCGGGCCGGCATCGCCTTCATCGGGCCGACCCCCGAGATCCAGCGCCGCCTCGGGGACAAGGTTTCCGGACGCCAGGTGGCTGCCGAGGCCGGGGTGCCGGTGGTCCCCGGGACCGAAAAGCCGATCCAGACCGAGGAGGAAGCCCTGATCTTTGCCAAGGCGACGGGCTATCCGATCATCGTCAAAGCCAGCGCCGGCGGCGGGGGTCGCGGCATGCGGGTTGCCCGCAGCCAGAAGGAGCTTCTCGAAGGGCTGCGAAGCGCCGCCTCCGAGGCCCAGGCGGCCTTCGGCAACGCCGCCATTTTTCTGGAGAAGTACATCGAGAACCCCAAGCACGTCGAGGTCCAGATTCTCGGCGACAAGTACGGCAACATCATCCATTTCTACGAGCGCGACTGCTCCATCCAGCGCCGGCATCAGAAGGTCATCGAAATCGCCCCGTCGCTTTATCTGACCGCCGACAAGCGCAAGGAGCTGTGCGACTACGCGATGAAGATCGCCCGGGCGGTCGACTACGTCAACGCCGGCACCATCGAGTTCCTTCTGGACCGGGACGGCAACTTCTACTTCATCGAGGTCAATCCCCGCATCCAGGTGGAGCACACGGTCACCGAACTGGTCACCATGCGCAATCTGGTGCAGGCCCAGATACGCATCGCCGAAGGGCACAAGCTCACCGACCCGGCGATCAACATCCAGAGCCAGAAGGACATCGAGCTGCGCGGCTACGCCATCCAGTGCCGGGTCACCACAGAGGACCCGCTGAACAACTTCGCTCCTGATTTCGGCACTATCAAGGCTTACCGCACCGCCGCCGGCTTCGGCGTGCGCCTCGATGCCGCCGCGGGCTATGCCGGAGCCCAGATCACCCCTCATTACGACTCGCTCCTGGTCAAGATCTCCACCTGGGGCCTGACCTTCGCCGATGCCGCCCGTACCATGGACCGCAGCCTGCGGGAGTTCCGCATCCGCGGGGTCAAGACGAATATAGGCTTTCTCGAAAAGGTCGTCACCCACCCTCTCTTCCTCGAGGGCAAGTGCGACACCTCCTTCCTCGACAGCCATCCCGAGGTGTTCCAGTTCCCGCTCAAGCGCGACCGGGCAAACAAGCTGCTCAACCTCCTCGGCCACACCACGGTCAACGGCTATCCTGGAATCAAGCCGGAGAAGGCGCTGCACTTCAAGAACTTGCGCGAACCGGATCTGCCGGAAATTCCCTACGGCCAGGCGCATCCGCGCGGCAGCCGCGACATATTGCGGGAGAAGGGTCCCGAGGGGCTGGCCGAGTGGGCTCGCAAGCAGAAGAAGCTGCTGATCACCGACACCACCATGCGCGACGCCCATCAATCGCTGATGGCGACCCGGTTCCGCACTTTTGATCTCGACCGCATCGCCGAGGCGACGGCGCACCTCGGTGGCGGCCTTTTCTCCCTGGAGATGTGGGGAGGCGCCACCTTCGACGTCTCCATGCGCTTTCTCAAGGAAGACCCCTGGGAGCGCCTCGACCGGCTGCGCCAGAAGGTCCCCAACATCCTTTTCCAGATGCTGCTGCGCGGCTCCAACGCCGTCGGCTACACCAACTACCCCGACAACGTGGTGCAGGAGTTCGTCTACAAGGCGGCCGAGAGCGGCATCGATATCTTCCGGGTCTTCGATTCTCTCAACTGGACCAAGGGGATGGCCGTGGCCATGGACGCGGTGCGCAAGAGCGGCGCCGTCTGCGAAGCCTCCATGTGCTACACCGGCGACATTCTCGATCCCAAGCGGGACAAGTATCCCCTCCAGTATTACGTCGATCTCGCCAAAGAGCTCGAGTCGATGGGCGCCCACATCCTGGCCATCAAGGATATGGCCGGACTGCTCAAGCCCTTCGCCGCCGAGAAGCTGGTGCGGGCCCTCAAGAGCGAGATCGGCATTCCTGTGCACCTGCACACTCACGACACCTCGAGCAACGGCGGAGCGACGCTGATGATGGCCGCCAAGGCGGGAGTCGATATCGTCGATGCGGCCCTCTCCTCGGTCTCCGGCCTTACCGCCCAGCCAAACCTCAACGCCCTGCTGGCGGCTCTGGAAGGGAGCATCTGGGATCCGCAGCTCGACATGGAGGGAATCCAGAAGCTGGCCAATTACTGGGAGACGGTGCGCACCTACTACGCCCCTTTCGAATCCGAGCTGCGCAGCGGCACGGCCCAGGTCTATCACCACGAGATCCCCGGCGGCCAGTACTCCAACTACAAGCCACAGGTCGAGGGCCTCGGCCTCGGTCACCGCTGGGAGGAGTGCAAGGAGATGTACCGAAAGGTCAACGACATGTTCGGCGACCTGGTCAAGGTCACCCCTTCATCCAAGATCGTGGGCGACATGGCCATGTTCATGGTTCAGAACAACCTCCAGCCCGAGGACGTCTACGAGCGCGGCCGGGACCTGGCCTTCCCCCAGGGGGTGGTGGACTTCTTCAAGGGAATGATCGGGCAGCCCTACGGCGGCTTCCCCGAGCGCCTGCAGAAAATCATCCTCAAGGGAGAGCAGCCTCTCACCTGCCGCCCCGGCGAGCTTCTCGAGCCCGTCGACCTGGCCGCCAAAAAGGCAGAGCTGGAAAAGAAGCTGGGGCACCCCGTCTCTGAGCGCGAGGTCCTCTCCGCCGTTCTCTATCCCGGCGTCTTCGAAGAGTTCGACCGGCACCGCCAGGCGTTCAGCGACACCTCGGTACTCCCCACTCCTGTATTCTTCTACGGTCTCGACGTGGGCGACGAGGTGAGCATCGACATCGAGGCCGGCAAGACCCTCATCGTCAAACTCAACGCCGTCGGCCGGGTCCGCGAGGACGGCACCCGCAACATCTACTTCGAGCTCAACGGCGAAGGGCGCCAGGTATCGATCAAGGACCTCTCGGCGGTCACCGAGATCGTATCCCACGCCAAGGCCGACCCCGACGACTTCAAGGAGGTCGGGGCGCCGATGCCGGGCAAAATCTTCAAGGTGCTGGTTGCCGTCGGCGATCAGGTCAAGGAGGGAGATATCCTTCTCTCCACCGAGGCGATGAAGATGGAGACCAACGTCAAGGCGAAGAAGGAAGGCGTGGTCCGGGAGATTCTCTTCAAGGAAGGTGATCAGGTCAACCAGGGGGATCTGCTGGTTGTTTTGGAGTAG
- a CDS encoding DNA translocase FtsK: MSDESKSFFREHLKKEIAGVFWLAAGIFGLLCLISFDNGDPSFNNNLHPEVIRNFGGVVGSNLADLFFQAFGLPALLIPLACLLFSWRLLKFRDVRFRFYKVGAFVVLLLSLDGLIALRLREVSFFGETVNEAGGGAGRVLADALTGYLNITGAAIFLTVFFLVSLMLAARFSVVLFLEGILGRLGSGLERRRETREARKAKKAKEKGMRIAAAPLIVPPEPKPAQFMLKPPKAKKKNTAEEIGQETFDFLEPSGTYHRPPLSLLDHEGEAPPPVDREALTMNARILEKKLKDFNVDGEVVEVKPGPVVTMYEFAPAPGVKVNKIAGLSDDLSMALKALSIRIVAPIPGRGVVGIEIPNKERQTVYLKEIFDSEEFQKSGGRLPMALGKDIFGRTVVSDLAKMPHVLVAGSTGSGKSVSINTMVLSLLYRATPEDVRIIMVDPKMLELSIYEGIPHLLLPVVTNPKKAALALNWAVREMERRYKLMADKGVRNIEGYNKKVAREEKEKEKLRAEDKVVVDPIDADEDALPQIQIAEGEELDHGHLPYIVVIVDELADLMMVAGRDIEEAVTRLAQMARASGIHLILATQRPSVDVITGLIKANFPTRISFKVFSRIDSRTILDQMGAEALLGMGDMLFLPPGTGALQRVHGAFVSELEVQRVVEFLKKQGDPEYDKSILEAPPSGEGGGGDEEGYDEKWDEALAIIAETRQASISMLQRRLRLGYNRAARMIEKMEQEGIVGPSDGTSRPREVFISNIPSA, encoded by the coding sequence ATGAGTGACGAATCCAAATCATTTTTCCGGGAACATCTCAAGAAGGAAATCGCCGGAGTATTCTGGCTGGCAGCAGGCATCTTCGGCCTGCTCTGTCTCATATCCTTCGATAATGGCGATCCCTCCTTCAACAACAATCTCCACCCCGAGGTTATCCGCAACTTCGGCGGTGTGGTCGGCTCAAACCTTGCCGACCTGTTTTTTCAGGCCTTCGGTCTGCCGGCCCTGCTCATCCCCCTGGCCTGTCTCCTCTTCTCCTGGCGCCTGCTCAAGTTCCGCGACGTCAGGTTTCGTTTCTATAAGGTGGGCGCCTTTGTCGTTCTCCTCCTTTCCCTGGACGGACTGATCGCACTCCGCCTGCGGGAAGTCTCCTTTTTCGGAGAGACCGTCAATGAAGCGGGAGGAGGGGCCGGACGGGTTCTGGCCGACGCACTGACCGGTTATCTCAACATCACCGGCGCGGCCATCTTTCTCACCGTATTCTTTCTCGTCTCCCTGATGCTCGCCGCCCGCTTCTCCGTCGTCCTTTTCCTGGAGGGAATCCTCGGCCGTCTCGGCAGCGGCCTGGAACGGCGCCGCGAAACCCGGGAAGCCCGCAAGGCCAAAAAGGCCAAAGAGAAGGGGATGCGAATCGCCGCGGCGCCGCTGATCGTTCCCCCCGAACCCAAGCCGGCTCAGTTCATGCTCAAGCCGCCCAAAGCGAAGAAGAAAAATACGGCAGAGGAAATCGGTCAGGAGACCTTCGATTTCCTCGAGCCCTCGGGAACCTATCACCGCCCCCCCCTCTCCCTTCTCGATCACGAGGGCGAAGCCCCGCCGCCGGTCGACCGGGAGGCGCTGACCATGAACGCCCGGATTCTGGAGAAAAAGCTCAAGGACTTCAACGTCGATGGAGAAGTGGTGGAGGTCAAGCCGGGACCGGTGGTCACCATGTACGAATTCGCCCCCGCCCCTGGGGTCAAAGTGAACAAGATCGCCGGCCTCTCCGACGACCTCTCCATGGCGCTGAAGGCCCTCTCCATCCGCATCGTCGCCCCGATCCCCGGACGCGGGGTGGTGGGAATCGAGATTCCCAACAAGGAGCGACAGACGGTTTATCTCAAGGAGATTTTCGACTCGGAGGAATTCCAGAAATCCGGGGGGCGGCTGCCGATGGCGCTGGGCAAGGATATTTTCGGCCGTACGGTCGTCTCCGACCTGGCCAAGATGCCGCACGTACTGGTGGCGGGCTCAACCGGAAGCGGCAAGTCGGTCTCCATCAACACCATGGTCCTCTCCCTCCTTTACCGCGCCACCCCGGAAGATGTCCGCATCATCATGGTCGACCCCAAGATGCTCGAGCTCAGCATCTATGAGGGGATTCCCCATCTGCTGCTGCCGGTGGTGACCAACCCGAAGAAGGCGGCCCTCGCCCTCAACTGGGCGGTGCGCGAGATGGAGCGCCGCTACAAGCTGATGGCCGACAAAGGGGTTCGGAACATCGAGGGTTACAACAAAAAGGTCGCCCGGGAAGAGAAGGAAAAAGAGAAGCTGCGTGCCGAGGACAAGGTGGTGGTCGATCCGATTGATGCCGATGAAGATGCGCTGCCGCAGATCCAGATCGCCGAAGGGGAGGAGCTCGACCACGGCCATCTCCCCTACATCGTGGTCATCGTCGACGAACTGGCCGACCTGATGATGGTCGCCGGCCGCGACATCGAGGAAGCGGTCACACGCCTGGCGCAGATGGCCCGGGCCTCGGGCATCCACCTCATCCTGGCCACCCAGCGCCCCAGCGTCGACGTCATCACCGGACTGATCAAGGCTAATTTTCCCACCCGGATCTCCTTCAAGGTCTTCTCCCGCATCGACTCGCGCACCATACTCGACCAGATGGGAGCCGAAGCCCTCCTGGGGATGGGAGACATGCTCTTTCTTCCCCCCGGTACCGGCGCCCTGCAGCGCGTCCATGGCGCCTTCGTCTCTGAGCTGGAGGTGCAGCGGGTGGTCGAATTCCTCAAGAAGCAGGGAGACCCGGAATACGACAAGTCGATCCTCGAAGCGCCGCCTTCCGGAGAGGGAGGCGGCGGCGACGAGGAAGGGTATGACGAGAAATGGGACGAGGCGCTGGCCATCATCGCCGAAACGCGCCAAGCCTCCATCTCCATGCTCCAGCGCCGGTTGCGCCTCGGCTACAACCGAGCGGCGCGGATGATCGAAAAAATGGAACAGGAAGGGATCGTGGGGCCTTCGGACGGGACCAGCAGGCCGCGCGAGGTGTTCATCAGCAACATTCCTTCGGCATGA
- a CDS encoding FKBP-type peptidyl-prolyl cis-trans isomerase produces the protein MKRQLLAILTTFTIVLLAIGCTAADKTPKLETLMDKVSYSIGLNIGKDFKSQNIEVNPELLARGIKDAISDTKPLLTDEEIQEAIGRFQQERMAEAEEMAKAAGEKNRQEGESFLLENAKKEGVVTLPSGLQYKVIEEGTGKSPEPGDQVTVHYRGTLVDGTEFDSSYERGEPVTFPVGGVIPGWTEALQLMKEGAKWQLFIPPSLAYGEKGAGQVIGPNSTLIFDVELISVQ, from the coding sequence ATGAAAAGGCAACTCCTGGCAATTCTGACGACCTTCACCATTGTTCTGCTTGCAATCGGCTGTACCGCCGCGGACAAGACGCCCAAGCTGGAGACGCTGATGGACAAGGTCAGCTACAGTATCGGCCTAAATATCGGAAAGGATTTCAAGTCTCAGAATATCGAGGTCAATCCTGAATTGCTGGCCCGCGGGATCAAAGATGCGATCTCGGACACTAAACCGCTGCTGACCGATGAAGAGATCCAGGAAGCCATCGGGAGATTTCAGCAGGAAAGGATGGCCGAGGCGGAGGAGATGGCCAAGGCGGCAGGGGAGAAGAACCGGCAAGAGGGGGAATCTTTCCTTCTGGAAAATGCAAAAAAGGAAGGGGTCGTGACGCTGCCGAGCGGCCTTCAGTATAAAGTCATCGAGGAAGGGACCGGAAAATCCCCCGAGCCTGGGGATCAGGTGACGGTCCATTACCGCGGGACCCTCGTCGACGGAACGGAATTCGACAGCTCCTATGAGCGCGGCGAGCCTGTTACTTTTCCTGTCGGGGGAGTGATCCCCGGCTGGACCGAGGCTCTGCAGTTGATGAAGGAAGGAGCCAAGTGGCAACTCTTCATCCCGCCTTCTCTCGCATACGGCGAAAAGGGTGCTGGCCAGGTGATCGGTCCGAACTCCACCCTCATTTTTGATGTCGAGCTTATTTCGGTCCAGTAA
- a CDS encoding peptidylprolyl isomerase — MAHAKEGDLVKVHYTGSLEDGTEFDSSADKEPLEFTIGKGEVIPGFEQAVSGMSPGESKTVTVPPEQAYGQHKEEMVAVLERKDVPADIELAVGNHLEVSQENGDSFPVMVTDLSDTAVTLDANHPLAGKSLVFKITLLEVA, encoded by the coding sequence ATGGCACATGCAAAAGAAGGCGATCTCGTAAAAGTTCATTACACCGGAAGCCTGGAAGACGGAACCGAGTTCGATTCGTCCGCAGACAAGGAGCCGCTGGAATTTACCATTGGAAAAGGAGAAGTCATTCCCGGCTTCGAGCAGGCGGTTTCAGGAATGTCCCCAGGAGAAAGTAAAACCGTTACCGTTCCTCCAGAGCAGGCTTATGGACAGCACAAGGAGGAAATGGTGGCTGTCCTTGAACGCAAGGATGTTCCGGCTGATATCGAACTGGCCGTCGGTAATCACCTGGAGGTTTCCCAGGAGAACGGCGACTCTTTTCCGGTCATGGTGACCGATCTTTCCGATACTGCCGTGACGCTGGACGCCAATCATCCCCTGGCCGGGAAGTCCCTGGTTTTTAAGATCACCCTGCTTGAAGTCGCCTGA
- a CDS encoding response regulator produces MSFPKKREGCVVGKRILLANDPELLRTLKDSLFGRSGFVLMVAESEQQAFELIEEQDPALAIFNLEQPGLSGEVCCRRVKNDPILRGTPIILVLPPGVDQELERCKEAGCDGNLYKPIDPDELTNTVCRLLNIANRGAPRVEVRIHLRWGKDIHNLRPGWILNLNVSGAFISTAKLFPIDTKLNLEISLTGSDHPLCCKGRVAWVNHPEWVKTNNLPIGMGVQFLDLAPEGAEALRNFLDQLPHGKV; encoded by the coding sequence ATGTCTTTTCCGAAGAAAAGAGAGGGATGTGTGGTCGGAAAGAGGATTCTGCTGGCGAATGACCCGGAACTCTTAAGGACGCTGAAGGATTCCTTGTTTGGCAGGAGCGGTTTTGTTCTCATGGTGGCAGAAAGCGAGCAGCAGGCCTTCGAGTTGATCGAAGAGCAGGATCCGGCCCTGGCCATCTTCAACCTTGAGCAGCCCGGACTGAGTGGCGAGGTGTGCTGCCGCAGGGTCAAAAACGATCCCATCCTTCGAGGAACACCCATTATCCTGGTCCTTCCGCCCGGAGTGGATCAAGAGTTGGAGCGCTGCAAGGAAGCCGGTTGTGACGGGAATCTGTACAAGCCGATTGATCCGGATGAATTGACGAACACCGTCTGCCGGCTTCTGAATATCGCCAATCGTGGAGCACCCCGGGTCGAAGTTCGTATTCATCTTCGCTGGGGTAAAGATATTCACAATCTTCGTCCGGGATGGATTCTCAATCTGAACGTCAGCGGAGCTTTCATCTCTACCGCTAAACTATTTCCCATCGATACCAAGTTGAACCTGGAGATTTCCCTCACCGGTTCCGATCATCCTCTCTGCTGCAAGGGCCGCGTGGCCTGGGTAAATCACCCGGAATGGGTCAAGACCAATAATCTGCCGATCGGAATGGGAGTGCAGTTTCTCGACCTCGCGCCCGAGGGTGCCGAGGCGCTGCGGAACTTTCTGGACCAGCTCCCTCACGGAAAGGTCTGA
- a CDS encoding DUF924 family protein produces the protein MEAKDRILDFWFDKLSGVEEIPPQRFRLWFGGMEETDRLVRDRFEADLHRAMRGEYDHWTQTPRGALALIILLDQFSRHIHRNAPQAYAFDHKALELCRTGLALGQDRSLSIIERAFFYLPLEHAEDSVMQQLSVRLFEELLASSPEGMKKACEGFLDYAVRHQRIIERFGHFPHRNAVLGRHTTAEEEAFLQEPGSSF, from the coding sequence ATGGAAGCCAAGGATAGAATTCTGGACTTCTGGTTCGATAAGCTCTCTGGGGTCGAAGAGATACCGCCGCAGCGGTTCCGGTTGTGGTTCGGGGGTATGGAAGAGACCGACAGACTGGTCCGTGATCGATTCGAAGCCGACCTCCACAGAGCCATGCGCGGAGAGTATGACCATTGGACTCAGACTCCCCGGGGCGCTCTGGCCCTGATCATCCTGCTCGACCAGTTCTCCCGTCATATCCACCGGAACGCGCCTCAGGCGTATGCCTTTGATCACAAAGCCCTCGAACTCTGCCGGACTGGTCTGGCCCTGGGTCAGGACCGGTCCTTGTCCATCATCGAAAGAGCATTCTTTTATCTTCCTCTTGAACACGCCGAGGATTCTGTAATGCAGCAGCTCTCCGTACGCTTATTCGAAGAACTCCTCGCGTCGTCTCCGGAAGGAATGAAAAAGGCGTGCGAGGGTTTTCTCGATTATGCCGTACGCCATCAAAGAATCATCGAGCGTTTCGGACATTTCCCTCATCGCAACGCCGTTCTGGGCCGTCATACCACAGCCGAAGAGGAAGCCTTTCTCCAGGAGCCGGGATCCTCTTTCTGA
- a CDS encoding gamma-glutamylcyclotransferase family protein has translation MTRVEKLPVFVYGTLRRGQKNYPRYLQGRTLRECSATVSGHLYFVDDGGYPYLTSGKGKVFGEMMELLPEQYEEVLRKLDELEEYDPRDEKHSAYLRRRTEAVLEDGERITVWAYYWNCPEISGRRIRSGDFTMQY, from the coding sequence ATGACAAGAGTCGAAAAGCTTCCGGTATTCGTCTACGGCACGCTGCGTCGGGGTCAGAAGAATTATCCCCGCTATCTTCAGGGCAGGACGCTACGGGAATGCTCGGCCACCGTTAGCGGCCACCTGTATTTTGTGGATGACGGCGGCTATCCTTATCTGACATCGGGGAAGGGAAAAGTATTCGGCGAAATGATGGAGCTTCTCCCGGAGCAGTACGAGGAGGTTCTTCGGAAGCTGGATGAACTGGAGGAATACGACCCGCGCGATGAGAAACACAGTGCCTACCTGCGGCGCCGGACAGAGGCAGTCCTGGAGGATGGAGAACGGATCACCGTCTGGGCATACTACTGGAATTGTCCGGAGATTTCGGGGCGGAGAATCAGAAGCGGGGATTTCACCATGCAATACTGA
- a CDS encoding tetratricopeptide repeat protein — protein MNSESTRSIICLAAILLSLGTSRGDAQANVGMNTSASAEIDPFFITSLAKSGQASAQLILGEMHLTGKGLPLDYSEALKWFRAAAEQGEAEALRRLGFMYESGLGVKRDLAQADLLYDLAAKGGDLISSYMFGLGYMGMNVP, from the coding sequence ATGAACAGCGAAAGCACAAGGTCGATAATCTGTCTGGCGGCCATTCTGCTGTCGCTCGGTACGTCCCGTGGCGATGCTCAGGCGAATGTAGGCATGAATACGTCTGCCTCGGCGGAGATCGACCCTTTCTTTATCACCTCGCTGGCCAAATCGGGTCAGGCTTCGGCACAATTGATTCTGGGAGAGATGCATCTTACCGGAAAGGGCCTTCCCCTCGATTATTCCGAAGCGCTGAAATGGTTCCGAGCGGCTGCGGAGCAGGGCGAAGCCGAGGCCTTAAGGAGATTGGGGTTCATGTATGAATCGGGCTTGGGAGTAAAACGGGACCTGGCGCAGGCGGATCTTCTGTATGACCTAGCCGCGAAGGGTGGCGATTTGATTTCCTCTTATATGTTCGGCTTGGGTTACATGGGAATGAATGTTCCATAA
- a CDS encoding cytochrome c3 family protein, with the protein MKKLLLALMLVAFASTVAIAAEGPAEVKFDAKMGAVTFNHAGHQGTVTDCTTCHHKGLEAGTCKSCHGVDPAAPKTKDAYHNLCKGCHDKKGGPTGCKDCHKK; encoded by the coding sequence ATGAAAAAATTGTTGCTCGCTTTGATGTTGGTCGCGTTCGCATCTACCGTAGCGATCGCCGCGGAAGGCCCTGCAGAAGTTAAATTTGATGCAAAAATGGGTGCGGTCACCTTCAATCATGCCGGCCACCAGGGCACGGTCACCGACTGCACGACCTGCCATCACAAGGGGCTCGAGGCCGGCACCTGCAAAAGCTGTCATGGAGTCGACCCAGCCGCTCCGAAAACGAAAGATGCTTATCACAACCTGTGCAAAGGGTGCCATGATAAGAAGGGTGGTCCGACCGGCTGCAAGGATTGCCACAAAAAATAA
- a CDS encoding DUF882 domain-containing protein, protein MHSAKKIPAVQKKEISRRSFLKTGLLTATGLSLPVSSLARVADTFWPEKALSFYNTHTGERLRQAIYWAEGDYIPDTLDQINHLLRDHRNDTIKPIDPALIDLLHALSRQFGAHPIHVISGFRSPASNLLLLQQTQGVAKRSLHMSGKAVDIRIPGCDLSRLRRAAMAQKRGGVGFYPDSNFIHLDTGRVRHW, encoded by the coding sequence ATGCACTCTGCCAAAAAAATTCCTGCCGTCCAAAAAAAGGAAATCAGCCGTCGATCTTTTTTAAAGACCGGTCTGCTGACCGCCACCGGCCTGTCGCTGCCGGTTTCCTCCCTGGCCCGGGTAGCCGACACCTTCTGGCCGGAGAAGGCTCTTTCCTTCTACAACACACACACCGGAGAAAGATTGCGCCAGGCCATCTATTGGGCTGAAGGCGACTACATTCCGGATACTCTTGATCAGATCAATCATCTTCTGCGCGACCACCGGAATGACACGATCAAACCGATAGATCCGGCACTTATCGATCTGCTCCATGCCCTTTCCCGTCAATTTGGAGCCCACCCCATCCATGTGATCTCCGGCTTTCGCTCTCCGGCAAGCAACCTTCTTCTCTTGCAGCAGACACAAGGAGTGGCCAAGCGGAGCCTGCACATGTCGGGCAAAGCCGTCGACATCCGGATTCCCGGTTGCGACCTGAGTCGGCTTCGCCGCGCAGCCATGGCCCAGAAAAGGGGGGGCGTCGGCTTTTACCCTGATTCCAATTTTATTCACCTGGATACGGGCCGGGTTCGCCACTGGTAG